In Salinibacterium sp. ZJ70, one DNA window encodes the following:
- the dapA gene encoding 4-hydroxy-tetrahydrodipicolinate synthase: MSIPENPFGQVLVALVTPFTADGEVDWADVEKHVDYVVSHGADGVVVTGTTGETSTLTDPEKIKLVEVAKDVAAGRAKIITGGGSNETAHAIELYKKSEKAGADGIMIVTPYYNKPTQAGVLTHFRMVADATDLPVILYDIPGRTGIPIKYETILRAAKHPNIRAVKDAKGDLSEVSRVMNQTDLLYFAGDDANALPTLAIGGVGLIGVTANIAPAAYRTMVDAVNGNDLHAATAAHKALEPLVRATMTHVPGTVATKYILHGLGMISSPRVRLPLVGPEDFEAALIEDEIDLVKHIEGIDFSNFRPDRNAAAGGALPKIAGTTR, from the coding sequence GTGTCGATTCCAGAGAACCCCTTCGGACAGGTCCTCGTCGCGCTCGTGACTCCGTTCACGGCCGACGGTGAAGTGGATTGGGCCGACGTCGAGAAGCACGTGGACTACGTCGTCTCGCACGGCGCCGACGGCGTCGTCGTCACGGGCACCACGGGCGAGACCTCGACGCTCACGGACCCCGAGAAGATCAAGCTCGTCGAGGTCGCGAAGGATGTCGCCGCCGGCCGCGCGAAGATCATCACGGGCGGCGGATCGAACGAGACCGCGCACGCCATCGAGCTCTACAAGAAGAGCGAGAAGGCGGGAGCCGACGGCATCATGATCGTCACCCCGTACTACAACAAGCCCACGCAGGCGGGCGTCCTCACGCACTTCCGCATGGTCGCGGATGCCACCGATCTGCCCGTGATCCTCTACGACATCCCGGGCCGCACCGGCATCCCGATCAAGTACGAGACGATCCTGCGCGCCGCGAAGCACCCCAACATCCGCGCTGTGAAGGACGCGAAGGGCGACCTCTCCGAGGTGAGCCGCGTCATGAACCAGACGGATCTGCTCTACTTCGCGGGTGACGACGCCAACGCGCTCCCGACGCTCGCGATCGGCGGCGTCGGCCTCATCGGCGTCACCGCGAACATCGCGCCCGCCGCCTACCGCACGATGGTCGACGCCGTGAACGGCAACGACCTGCACGCCGCCACTGCGGCGCACAAGGCCCTCGAGCCGCTCGTGCGCGCCACGATGACCCACGTGCCCGGCACGGTCGCGACGAAGTACATCCTCCACGGACTCGGCATGATCTCGAGCCCGCGGGTGCGTCTGCCGCTCGTCGGACCCGAGGACTTCGAGGCTGCGCTCATCGAGGACGAGATCGATCTCGTCAAGCACATCGAGGGCATCGATTTCAGTAACTTCCGCCCCGATCGGAACGCGGCCGCAGGCGGCGCGCTCCCCAAGATCGCGGGCACGACGCGCTAA
- a CDS encoding ribonuclease J, whose translation MAINVIEPPALEPGTLRVIPLGGVGEIGRNMTVYEIDGKLLIVDAGVLFPEEHQPGVDLILPDFDRIRDRLDDVVGVVLTHGHEDHIGAVPYLLKLRRDIPLYGSKLTLALVEAKLKEHRITPVLNRVKAGQTTQLGPFGLEYVAVNHSIPDALAIVIRTGAGLVLHTGDFKMDQLPLDGRITDLRAFAKLGEEGVDLFLPDSTNADVPGFTPLEREIGPVIESVIAKAKRRVIVASFSSHVHRVQQVLDAAVANGRVVALVGRSMVRNMGIAADLGYLDVPPGVLVDLKVALDMPDDRVVFMSTGSQGEPMAVLARMVNNDHRIEVGEGDTVILASSLIPGNENAVYRVINGLTKLGANVVHKANAKVHVSGHAAAGELLYCFNILRPRNVFPVHGEHRHLKAAANLAIETGVPLENTIVAENGVVVDLKDGEATVVGQLDIGFVYVDGSTVGEITDADLKDRRILAEEGFISIFIAIDRQTGQVIVGPEIQARGFAEDESVFDDVRPQIVKALSEAAQSGVKDAHGYSQAVRRVVGRWVNTQHRRRPMIVPVVIEA comes from the coding sequence ATGGCCATCAACGTCATCGAACCCCCCGCCCTCGAGCCGGGCACGCTGCGCGTGATCCCGCTGGGTGGTGTCGGGGAGATCGGTCGCAACATGACCGTCTACGAGATCGACGGCAAGCTCCTGATCGTCGACGCGGGGGTGCTCTTCCCGGAGGAGCACCAGCCCGGCGTCGACCTGATCCTGCCCGACTTCGACCGCATCCGCGATCGCCTCGACGACGTCGTGGGCGTGGTGCTCACGCACGGTCACGAAGACCACATCGGCGCGGTGCCGTACCTTCTGAAGCTGCGTCGGGACATCCCGCTGTACGGCTCGAAGCTCACGCTCGCGCTCGTCGAGGCGAAGCTCAAGGAGCACCGCATCACGCCGGTCCTGAACCGCGTGAAGGCCGGCCAGACGACGCAGCTCGGTCCGTTCGGGCTCGAGTACGTCGCCGTCAACCACTCGATCCCGGATGCGCTCGCGATCGTCATCCGCACGGGTGCGGGCCTCGTGCTGCACACGGGCGACTTCAAGATGGACCAGCTGCCGCTCGACGGCCGCATCACCGACCTGCGCGCCTTCGCGAAGCTCGGTGAAGAGGGCGTCGACCTGTTCCTGCCCGACTCGACGAACGCCGATGTTCCCGGCTTCACGCCGCTCGAGCGCGAGATCGGCCCGGTGATCGAATCGGTCATCGCGAAGGCGAAGCGCCGCGTCATCGTCGCGAGCTTCTCGAGCCACGTGCACCGTGTGCAGCAGGTTCTGGATGCGGCGGTCGCGAACGGCCGCGTCGTGGCGCTCGTGGGCCGATCGATGGTGCGCAACATGGGCATCGCGGCGGACCTCGGCTACCTGGACGTGCCCCCGGGCGTTCTCGTCGACCTCAAGGTCGCGCTCGACATGCCCGACGACCGCGTCGTGTTCATGAGCACGGGTTCGCAGGGCGAGCCGATGGCCGTTCTCGCGCGCATGGTCAACAACGACCACCGCATCGAGGTGGGCGAAGGCGACACCGTCATCCTCGCGTCGAGCCTCATCCCGGGCAACGAGAACGCCGTCTACCGTGTCATCAACGGCCTCACCAAGCTCGGCGCGAACGTCGTGCACAAGGCCAACGCGAAGGTGCACGTCTCGGGTCACGCGGCGGCTGGCGAGCTGCTCTACTGCTTCAACATCCTGCGCCCGCGCAACGTGTTCCCCGTGCACGGCGAGCACCGCCACCTGAAGGCCGCCGCGAACCTCGCGATCGAGACGGGCGTGCCCCTCGAGAACACGATCGTGGCCGAGAACGGCGTCGTCGTCGACCTCAAGGACGGCGAGGCGACGGTCGTCGGCCAGCTCGACATCGGCTTCGTGTATGTCGACGGCTCGACTGTCGGCGAGATCACGGATGCCGACCTCAAGGATCGCCGGATCCTCGCCGAGGAGGGCTTCATCTCGATCTTCATCGCGATCGACCGCCAGACCGGCCAGGTGATCGTCGGCCCCGAGATCCAGGCTCGCGGCTTCGCCGAAGACGAGTCGGTCTTCGACGATGTGCGCCCGCAGATCGTGAAGGCGCTCTCCGAGGCCGCCCAGAGCGGCGTGAAGGACGCCCACGGCTACAGCCAGGCCGTGCGTCGTGTCGTCGGGCGCTGGGTCAACACCCAGCACCGCCGTCGTCCGATGATCGTCCCGGTCGTCATCGAGGCCTGA
- a CDS encoding efflux RND transporter periplasmic adaptor subunit — MSVARRWVFPIIWMAIFAVIAAALVKVAFFPSGAEARSDGYIPTGEIVEPHIAVAVGTIRNDVVLDGTIGADAAVPVKATLAGEVRKVMGVVGQQVDAETELFTIRAETVNAEGAVSTRTVTVKAGAGGTLSSFPVLSGQMLSVGDTAGQVAPPSFHVSATLGPEQLYRLLDAPTEAQVAINGGPAPFTCTGVTISTPLAGAGAEGEQPGGISVRCAVPADVRVFAGLKATVTLAGGLAENALVLPLTAVEGAAASGIVHLVQPDGSIAETPVTLGMNDGLLVEITGGVAEGDMVLEFVPGAPAGGPNDGAIYDQFGNIIGFGG, encoded by the coding sequence GTGAGCGTCGCGCGTCGGTGGGTGTTCCCGATCATCTGGATGGCGATCTTCGCGGTGATCGCGGCCGCGCTCGTGAAGGTCGCGTTCTTCCCGAGCGGTGCCGAGGCGCGGTCGGATGGATACATCCCAACCGGCGAGATCGTCGAGCCGCACATCGCGGTGGCGGTCGGCACGATCCGCAACGATGTCGTCCTCGACGGCACGATCGGCGCGGATGCGGCGGTCCCCGTCAAGGCGACCCTCGCCGGCGAGGTGCGCAAGGTCATGGGTGTCGTCGGTCAGCAGGTGGATGCTGAGACGGAGCTCTTCACGATCCGCGCCGAGACGGTGAACGCCGAGGGTGCCGTGTCGACGCGCACCGTGACGGTGAAGGCGGGCGCCGGGGGCACCCTGTCGTCGTTCCCGGTGCTGTCCGGGCAGATGCTGTCCGTGGGCGACACCGCCGGCCAGGTGGCGCCGCCGAGCTTCCACGTGTCGGCGACGCTCGGGCCGGAGCAGTTGTACCGGCTGCTCGATGCGCCGACGGAGGCGCAGGTGGCGATCAACGGCGGACCCGCCCCGTTCACCTGCACGGGTGTGACGATCTCGACCCCGCTCGCGGGCGCCGGGGCGGAGGGCGAGCAGCCAGGCGGCATCAGCGTGCGGTGCGCCGTGCCTGCCGATGTGCGGGTCTTCGCGGGGCTCAAGGCCACGGTGACTCTTGCGGGCGGACTCGCTGAGAACGCGCTCGTGCTGCCGCTCACGGCCGTCGAGGGGGCAGCAGCCAGCGGCATCGTGCATCTCGTGCAGCCTGACGGCTCGATCGCCGAGACGCCCGTGACACTCGGAATGAACGACGGCCTCCTCGTCGAGATCACCGGGGGTGTCGCCGAGGGCGACATGGTGCTCGAGTTCGTGCCGGGCGCACCCGCTGGCGGCCCGAACGACGGCGCGATCTACGACCAGTTCGGCAACATCATCGGATTCGGCGGCTGA
- a CDS encoding ABC transporter ATP-binding protein, with translation MPLLRLEQVSRSVLLPDDSTLEILRGIDLEVAIGDHVSIVGRSGSGKSTLLNLLGMLDVPTSGRLFFDDVPLERLRGGARDRARGRDIGFIFQQFNLLSGRTALENVATPLGYAHDRTFWQRERLAIEMLERVGLGARLHSMPTQLSGGEQQRVAIARALVRRPRLILADEPTGALDVETGGAVMRLLDDIAEQSGAALITITHDPNVAALARRHYRLDAGVLHPIAVGPSPVGVMV, from the coding sequence ATGCCGCTCCTGCGCCTCGAGCAGGTGTCGCGAAGCGTCCTCCTGCCCGACGATTCGACGCTCGAGATCCTGCGCGGCATCGATCTGGAGGTGGCGATCGGCGACCACGTCTCGATCGTCGGTCGCTCGGGTTCCGGAAAGTCGACGCTTCTGAACCTGCTGGGGATGCTCGACGTGCCGACCTCGGGGAGGCTCTTCTTCGACGATGTGCCGCTCGAGCGCCTCCGCGGCGGAGCTCGCGACCGGGCACGCGGGCGCGACATCGGCTTCATCTTCCAGCAGTTCAACCTGCTGTCCGGCCGCACGGCGCTCGAGAACGTCGCGACGCCGCTCGGCTACGCGCACGACCGCACCTTCTGGCAGCGTGAGCGGCTCGCGATCGAGATGCTCGAGCGCGTGGGGCTCGGTGCGCGCCTGCACTCGATGCCCACCCAGCTCTCGGGCGGCGAGCAGCAGCGCGTGGCGATCGCGCGTGCGCTCGTGCGCCGGCCGCGGCTCATCCTCGCTGACGAGCCGACGGGCGCCCTCGACGTCGAGACGGGCGGGGCGGTCATGCGACTGCTCGACGACATCGCCGAGCAGTCGGGGGCTGCGCTCATCACGATCACCCACGATCCGAACGTGGCCGCGCTCGCGCGGCGCCACTACCGACTCGATGCGGGTGTTCTGCACCCGATCGCTGTCGGTCCGTCGCCGGTCGGGGTGATGGTGTGA
- a CDS encoding ABC transporter permease — protein sequence MRFVTGFVGAVSEAWTELRIHRVRVLLSLIGISISICALTIVAALGGMLEQSQRESYERSSGRPAMLMVSSWQASGEGDSALVDSALVDAAFHDAMERYRVTYASRIQYGDQLVQFPHGVSGASVIGVDPDYGIMHRVALADGRWFTERDELRLAPAIIINEYMWQQLGSPPVSSHPTVTFAADRPTTAVIVGVTPSPVWDTYPQAFMLLSAVTALRASGEQHVSGGTQYEAWVPPELAEDLMPLIAADMRGSLGDAWQVDVGRNDYLAWGAYDPLEPTKLVIGGVAIFILLLGALGLLTISLVTVRYRIREIGIRRSFGASGGRIFFSVMMESVVATVVAGFVGVVIAVLLSRLDLVREYVLQGAQDIPPFPWEAAVTGLVAAAVVGALAGLLPALIAVRVKVIDAIRI from the coding sequence GTGAGGTTCGTCACCGGATTCGTCGGGGCTGTCTCCGAAGCGTGGACGGAGCTGCGCATCCACCGGGTGCGCGTGCTGCTGAGCCTCATCGGCATCTCGATCTCGATCTGTGCGCTCACGATCGTCGCGGCGCTCGGCGGCATGCTCGAGCAGTCGCAGCGCGAGTCGTACGAGCGCAGCTCCGGGCGCCCGGCGATGCTCATGGTCAGCTCCTGGCAGGCGTCCGGTGAGGGCGATTCCGCACTCGTCGATTCCGCACTCGTCGATGCCGCCTTCCACGACGCGATGGAGCGCTACCGCGTGACCTACGCCAGCCGCATCCAGTACGGCGATCAGCTGGTGCAGTTTCCGCACGGCGTCAGCGGTGCGAGCGTCATCGGAGTCGACCCGGACTACGGGATCATGCACCGCGTCGCCCTCGCCGACGGGCGGTGGTTCACCGAGCGGGACGAGCTGCGCTTGGCGCCGGCGATCATCATCAACGAGTACATGTGGCAGCAGCTCGGCTCCCCGCCCGTGTCGTCGCATCCGACGGTGACGTTCGCCGCCGATCGTCCGACGACCGCGGTGATCGTGGGGGTGACGCCGTCGCCCGTGTGGGACACCTATCCGCAGGCGTTCATGCTTCTGAGCGCCGTCACCGCTCTGCGGGCTTCGGGTGAGCAGCATGTGTCGGGAGGCACGCAGTACGAGGCGTGGGTTCCTCCCGAGCTGGCAGAGGACCTCATGCCGCTCATCGCGGCAGACATGCGCGGCAGTCTCGGCGACGCCTGGCAGGTCGACGTCGGCCGCAACGACTATCTCGCCTGGGGCGCGTACGACCCGCTCGAACCGACGAAGCTCGTGATCGGCGGTGTTGCGATCTTCATCCTGCTGCTCGGTGCGCTCGGCCTGCTCACGATCTCGCTCGTGACGGTGCGCTACCGCATCCGCGAGATCGGCATCCGCCGCAGCTTCGGCGCCTCGGGTGGGCGGATCTTCTTCTCCGTGATGATGGAGTCCGTCGTCGCGACCGTCGTGGCGGGATTCGTGGGTGTCGTCATCGCCGTGCTGCTCAGCCGCCTCGACCTCGTGCGCGAATACGTGCTGCAAGGTGCGCAGGACATCCCGCCCTTCCCGTGGGAGGCGGCGGTCACCGGGCTCGTCGCGGCGGCGGTCGTCGGGGCGCTCGCGGGGCTGCTCCCCGCCCTCATCGCGGTGCGCGTGAAGGTCATCGACGCCATCCGCATCTAG